From a single Gimesia fumaroli genomic region:
- a CDS encoding replication initiation factor domain-containing protein, which produces MDDSQSCAFGKDPSGNNHTDSPEEIGKTDQFPENTLESERGAGGSDEASDSKVRPGMNRHPALPENQGVESSNTTPSNHHCPSLSPVDTLSAGGLDWLSLSFYGSFDDSYWEQIRYHFSFAQQHAIENDHMNCFVKLPSEIMLKVEASGKGRGQSYCKWKFKYQGITFGIRDCQSSLVKDGQPPNIFIDIPSLPLLTYGESEILKLIYLVLDFLGYSIERVTPSRADLCVDLVDTSMSVIDEAVEKRCYVSRSRKFNKYLNNHVVETIRFGCPGSKTSVRIYNKFIECRNDIVKSQLLKDFRWGKKPDHELGAIRVEFQVMRDHLRDQHSIITYDDLITKRKSLARWLTHDWLRFTDKEPQPGHSDRVGPSVLWQKVIDAFDSWTGKGVEERSKRIVSGADITRLIYQIKGCVTSAIATTGKIPITYFELEKSIMDLLTPHYPLMIDDIRKKRKILEANHPYLVTDLTSSN; this is translated from the coding sequence ATGGATGATAGTCAATCATGCGCGTTTGGAAAAGATCCGTCTGGAAACAATCACACTGATTCTCCTGAGGAGATCGGGAAGACGGATCAATTCCCGGAAAACACTTTGGAAAGCGAGCGAGGAGCTGGCGGAAGCGACGAGGCGAGCGACTCCAAAGTGAGACCGGGAATGAATAGACACCCTGCTCTGCCAGAAAATCAAGGGGTCGAATCCAGTAACACGACCCCTTCAAATCACCATTGTCCCTCTTTGTCTCCTGTTGACACTCTCTCTGCTGGTGGTCTGGACTGGCTCTCTCTGAGTTTCTATGGATCATTTGATGACTCATATTGGGAGCAGATTCGATATCATTTTTCTTTCGCTCAACAACATGCGATAGAAAATGATCATATGAATTGCTTTGTGAAGCTTCCTTCAGAGATCATGCTTAAAGTTGAGGCTTCAGGTAAAGGAAGAGGTCAATCGTATTGTAAGTGGAAATTCAAGTATCAGGGAATCACTTTTGGTATTCGTGATTGTCAGAGTTCATTGGTTAAGGATGGTCAGCCTCCTAATATTTTTATTGATATCCCTTCACTACCATTATTGACTTATGGCGAATCTGAAATTCTTAAACTAATTTACTTGGTGCTTGATTTCTTGGGATACTCAATTGAGAGAGTTACCCCTTCTCGGGCTGATCTCTGTGTCGATCTGGTAGATACTTCGATGAGTGTCATTGATGAGGCTGTAGAAAAACGGTGCTATGTTTCTCGGTCAAGGAAATTCAATAAGTATCTCAACAATCATGTTGTCGAGACGATCCGATTTGGTTGTCCAGGATCAAAGACCAGTGTCAGAATCTACAATAAGTTTATTGAGTGTAGAAACGACATTGTCAAAAGCCAGCTTCTGAAAGATTTCCGGTGGGGAAAGAAACCCGATCATGAGTTGGGAGCAATACGAGTCGAATTCCAAGTGATGCGAGATCATTTGAGGGATCAACACAGTATCATCACCTATGATGATTTGATAACGAAACGCAAATCACTTGCTAGATGGTTGACTCATGACTGGTTAAGGTTCACTGATAAAGAACCACAGCCGGGACATTCTGATCGAGTCGGTCCCTCTGTTCTATGGCAGAAAGTGATTGATGCCTTTGATTCCTGGACTGGAAAAGGTGTTGAGGAACGATCAAAACGGATTGTCTCAGGTGCAGATATAACACGTTTGATATATCAGATAAAAGGTTGTGTTACGTCAGCGATAGCCACGACCGGAAAGATTCCAATAACCTATTTCGAATTAGAAAAAAGTATTATGGATCTATTAACACCACACTATCCGCTGATGATTGATGACATCAGAAAGAAACGAAAAATATTAGAAGCAAATCATCCTTATCTAGTGACTGATTTGACATCCAGTAATTGA
- a CDS encoding helix-turn-helix transcriptional regulator translates to MTIDDLKMLTKTELASVLNISIRSLQRKINKGEVPEPVKIGASLRWVRSLVEEWILAGCPKNYVHQGGK, encoded by the coding sequence ATGACTATTGATGATTTGAAAATGTTAACAAAAACGGAATTGGCTTCTGTACTGAATATTTCTATTCGTTCTTTGCAGAGAAAAATCAATAAAGGCGAAGTTCCAGAGCCTGTGAAAATTGGGGCAAGTCTAAGATGGGTTCGTTCCTTGGTTGAGGAATGGATACTGGCGGGATGTCCTAAGAATTATGTGCACCAGGGAGGTAAGTAG
- a CDS encoding sialidase family protein, with protein sequence MTNCFPFLLVPCLLFLTGGSTSVLAQEAESPALKTDTKTVVFQRGDGGYHSFRIPALIVSQKGTLLAFAEGRKNNLGDSGDIDLVLKRSTDNGKTWSDLLVLWNDCENTCGNPCPVVDQSTGRIWLPLTWNHGKDHEKQIKDKTARDTRRVYMSYSDDDGVTWKAPYEITETTKKPEWTWYATGPGNGIQLTRGSHKGRLVIPCDHNVTLDGKVVRRAHAIYSDDHGKTWQLSQPIGVKTNECAVVELADGRLLMNMRSYHGQNRRAIAYSDDGGATWSTESLDAALIEPVCQASLIRVRFPESGKPGQILFSNPASKKREKMTVRLSEDDGKTWSASRLVSPGKAAYSCLAALSDGTIGLLYERDGYQTIEFVTFDLDQFLTDRP encoded by the coding sequence ATGACAAACTGTTTTCCTTTTCTATTAGTTCCCTGTCTGCTGTTTCTGACTGGTGGCTCGACGAGTGTCCTCGCGCAAGAAGCAGAGTCCCCTGCTCTGAAAACCGACACGAAAACGGTGGTCTTTCAGCGCGGCGACGGTGGTTATCACTCGTTCCGTATTCCCGCGCTGATTGTTTCTCAAAAAGGAACGCTGCTGGCATTTGCGGAAGGACGCAAGAACAACTTAGGAGACAGTGGTGACATCGATCTGGTTCTCAAAAGAAGCACGGATAATGGGAAAACCTGGTCTGATTTGTTGGTGCTGTGGAATGACTGCGAAAACACCTGCGGCAATCCCTGCCCGGTCGTGGACCAATCGACGGGACGGATCTGGCTCCCTTTGACCTGGAATCATGGCAAGGATCATGAGAAGCAGATCAAAGATAAAACGGCTCGGGATACGCGGCGAGTTTATATGAGTTATTCCGATGATGACGGCGTGACTTGGAAGGCGCCTTATGAAATCACGGAGACCACGAAAAAGCCGGAGTGGACCTGGTACGCCACCGGGCCCGGCAATGGGATTCAGCTGACGCGCGGCTCTCACAAAGGACGGCTGGTGATTCCCTGCGATCATAATGTGACTCTGGACGGTAAAGTGGTCCGGCGGGCGCATGCAATTTACTCGGACGATCACGGCAAGACGTGGCAGCTCAGTCAGCCGATTGGTGTGAAAACAAATGAATGTGCAGTCGTGGAACTGGCCGACGGTCGGTTGTTGATGAATATGCGAAGCTATCACGGCCAGAACCGGCGGGCGATTGCCTACTCTGATGATGGGGGTGCAACCTGGTCTACAGAATCACTGGATGCGGCGCTGATTGAGCCGGTTTGCCAGGCGAGCCTGATTCGAGTGCGTTTTCCGGAGTCAGGCAAGCCGGGGCAGATTCTCTTCAGTAACCCGGCCAGCAAAAAACGAGAGAAGATGACCGTGCGGTTGAGTGAAGATGACGGCAAAACATGGTCGGCTTCAAGGCTGGTATCGCCCGGGAAGGCCGCCTATTCCTGTCTGGCGGCACTCTCGGACGGTACAATCGGTTTGCTCTATGAGCGGGACGGTTATCAGACCATCGAATTTGTTACCTTTGATTTAGATCAGTTTTTAACAGATCGCCCGTAG
- the pepT gene encoding peptidase T — protein sequence MDSLQDRFLRYVKIDTQSDETSPLFPSTKKQLDLSRLLFEECEQLGLEDVTINEYGIVMATIPSTVGGDVPAIGWVAHVDTSPEFSGTHVKPIVHENYDGQDLVLPGDPSRVLRVSEEPRLKQMVGKTVITTDGTTLLGADDKSGVAVMMTAAAHLMKDRSIQHGPIRLCFTCDEEIGRGIEKLDLEVFGVCCAYTLDSDGSGRIDSETFSADQAVITVRGVNTHPSVGKGVMVNAIRILSDLISQLPTETLSPETTEGREGFIHPYHLEGGVAEASARLILRDFETEKLAEYAQLLESLADPLRERHPRAKITITIHKQYRNMRDGLPKEPRALEKAIAATRAAGLEPNLNVIRGGTDGSLLTEKGLPTPNLSSGQHNPHSPLEWTTVEEMQQAVDVLVQLAILWGQER from the coding sequence ATGGATTCATTACAAGATCGTTTTTTGCGTTACGTCAAAATTGATACTCAGTCTGATGAGACAAGTCCCTTGTTTCCCAGCACGAAAAAACAGCTGGATTTGAGCCGGTTGTTGTTTGAAGAGTGTGAGCAACTGGGGCTGGAAGATGTGACGATCAATGAATACGGGATTGTGATGGCCACGATTCCAAGTACAGTTGGAGGAGATGTGCCTGCGATTGGCTGGGTGGCACACGTCGATACGTCGCCCGAGTTTTCTGGCACGCATGTGAAGCCGATTGTCCATGAAAACTATGACGGGCAGGATCTGGTACTGCCCGGCGATCCTTCGCGGGTGTTACGGGTCAGCGAAGAGCCGCGATTGAAACAGATGGTGGGGAAAACGGTGATTACCACTGACGGAACAACACTGCTGGGGGCCGACGACAAGTCGGGTGTGGCGGTGATGATGACCGCTGCCGCCCATTTGATGAAGGATCGATCAATCCAGCACGGTCCGATTCGGCTCTGTTTTACCTGCGATGAAGAAATCGGTCGCGGGATTGAAAAGCTGGATTTAGAGGTGTTCGGCGTCTGTTGTGCTTATACACTCGACAGTGACGGGAGTGGCCGGATTGATTCGGAGACATTTTCCGCCGATCAGGCTGTGATTACGGTGCGAGGAGTGAATACACATCCTTCTGTCGGGAAAGGTGTCATGGTGAATGCCATTCGGATTCTCAGCGATCTGATTTCCCAATTGCCGACCGAGACGCTCAGTCCGGAAACGACGGAAGGACGCGAGGGATTCATTCATCCTTATCATCTTGAAGGAGGCGTGGCAGAAGCGTCGGCCCGTTTGATCTTACGGGATTTCGAGACTGAGAAACTGGCTGAATATGCACAGCTGCTGGAATCGCTGGCAGACCCTCTGCGGGAACGACATCCGCGAGCAAAGATTACGATTACGATTCACAAACAGTATCGCAATATGCGGGATGGGTTGCCGAAGGAGCCACGGGCTCTTGAGAAAGCGATTGCAGCCACTCGCGCCGCCGGTCTGGAACCAAACCTGAATGTAATTCGAGGCGGGACCGATGGTAGCCTGTTGACGGAAAAGGGATTGCCGACGCCGAATCTCTCCAGTGGGCAGCATAACCCACATTCGCCACTGGAATGGACCACGGTGGAAGAGATGCAGCAGGCCGTTGATGTTTTAGTGCAACTGGCGATTCTGTGGGGACAGGAGCGTTGA
- a CDS encoding S41 family peptidase — protein sequence MFSSTKTRLLKRLHSKHLWVYLLGCSLVLGSRVAYADPGELPIVIPVTQTQAIAKGEEYERTRQWIKAIEHYEDALKEWPDNDNIKYGLRRAKIHFGIDRRYMDDSFSKVLLSQSRREAFILFDQILSKIQSHFVDPLSTTSYVAHGTESLYLALANDRFIKAHLRGVPPEKIREVRRILRETYWNKSISSHHGAHQLINEVCDISYRNLGLRDTAVISEYMFGGCNALDDYSSFLTPDRLGDLYDNIEGEFVGIGIEMKAEIGEGMLLINVLPESPAEQGGVLAGDHIVSIDQKDCRNMTTDQAANLLRGTSGSQVVLELESPDTGKTRVTRVTRKAVQVKSFPIVKMLDKENGIGYIKMTGFQKTSASELDAALRKLNSQGMRSLIWDVRGNPGGLLSAAVEVLDRFLEEGKLVSTKGRVADQNWSYTAHRPGTWKIPLVLLVDGNSASASEIVAGALTDHRRATVIGRKTYGKWSVQSIFPIRGSTGLRLTTAKFYSPQGNTYGKIGIKPSITVEKDELQTAMYGASQEQKLAADSDIKRGLQILQRQYAVTP from the coding sequence ATGTTTTCATCTACAAAGACGCGACTTCTTAAGAGATTGCATTCGAAACATTTGTGGGTTTATTTACTGGGATGTTCTTTGGTACTCGGTTCAAGAGTTGCCTATGCAGATCCCGGTGAATTACCAATTGTCATCCCAGTTACTCAGACTCAGGCGATTGCCAAAGGGGAAGAGTATGAACGGACACGACAATGGATCAAGGCTATTGAGCACTACGAAGATGCTCTGAAGGAATGGCCCGATAACGATAATATTAAATACGGTCTAAGACGGGCGAAGATTCATTTTGGAATTGACCGTCGTTATATGGACGATAGTTTTTCCAAAGTTCTGTTGTCACAGTCTCGCCGCGAAGCGTTTATTCTGTTCGACCAGATCTTATCAAAAATACAATCGCACTTTGTCGATCCACTGAGTACGACATCTTATGTCGCCCATGGAACGGAAAGTCTGTATCTGGCTTTAGCCAATGATCGGTTTATCAAAGCGCATCTGCGCGGAGTGCCGCCTGAAAAGATTCGCGAAGTACGTCGGATCTTGAGAGAGACTTACTGGAATAAATCGATTTCCAGTCATCACGGAGCACATCAGCTGATCAATGAAGTGTGTGATATTTCCTATCGAAATTTAGGCTTACGTGATACAGCTGTGATTTCAGAATACATGTTTGGCGGCTGTAATGCTTTAGATGATTACAGTAGCTTTCTGACGCCTGATCGTCTGGGAGATCTTTACGACAACATCGAAGGGGAATTTGTCGGTATCGGGATTGAGATGAAGGCAGAAATCGGCGAAGGCATGCTGCTGATCAATGTGTTGCCGGAAAGTCCTGCTGAACAGGGGGGCGTGCTGGCAGGAGATCACATTGTGAGTATTGATCAAAAAGACTGCCGCAATATGACGACTGACCAGGCAGCGAATCTGTTGCGTGGAACTTCAGGAAGCCAGGTGGTTCTGGAACTGGAAAGTCCGGACACCGGCAAGACCCGCGTGACACGAGTTACCCGTAAAGCGGTGCAGGTTAAAAGTTTCCCGATTGTGAAAATGCTCGATAAGGAAAACGGTATTGGTTACATCAAGATGACGGGATTCCAGAAAACATCGGCTTCGGAACTGGATGCTGCCTTAAGGAAGCTGAACAGTCAGGGCATGCGGTCTTTGATTTGGGATGTTCGTGGTAACCCGGGGGGCCTGTTATCAGCGGCTGTCGAAGTTCTTGACCGTTTTCTGGAAGAAGGAAAACTGGTTTCGACCAAGGGACGTGTTGCCGATCAAAACTGGAGTTATACGGCTCACCGTCCAGGTACCTGGAAAATCCCACTGGTTTTGTTAGTGGACGGCAACAGTGCCAGTGCCAGTGAAATTGTGGCAGGAGCACTGACGGATCATCGCCGGGCGACTGTGATAGGTCGCAAAACTTACGGCAAGTGGTCGGTGCAGAGTATCTTCCCAATTCGTGGTTCGACCGGATTACGATTAACTACAGCGAAATTCTATTCGCCTCAAGGAAACACTTATGGTAAGATTGGGATTAAACCCAGTATCACGGTTGAAAAGGATGAGTTGCAGACTGCCATGTATGGTGCGTCACAAGAGCAAAAGCTGGCAGCAGATTCTGATATCAAACGTGGCTTACAAATTCTGCAAAGACAATATGCTGTAACACCATGA
- a CDS encoding serine/threonine protein kinase: MAKQKKDSSEKKKRQSARVPKMESLGKYQIEKEIGAGGMGAVFLARDTTLNRLAALKILPRDKAENPVLVKRFKAEGQAAAHLRHENIVSVYDAGEEDGYLYIALEYVEGTDLHNLINKRNRIPVRRSLEIITQVTEALAHAYQQGIVHRDIKPANILIRQDGVVKLTDLGLARSIDDNTETSITRAGTTVGTVDYMAPEQARDSKAADIRSDIYSLGCTWYHMLTGRAPFSEGSLTNKLAAHATTPPPDPRELNDRVPEGIVAIIQRMMAKAQSARYQDPEELLEDLKNSNLKRSNVDNNVLEALASESDGEHAAIEPNTNLPADSSDFQINQFIPDFSSQTEDEEEQESSSRLSTSFDLQQLAGEVEIESGSTVPGLDQSPKRAEKKKTRGTEPLSDKVKKSSRSRRSAPEPEEEGSVISDSAMKTRQSARSQKQETPVEQRKRPKRTVSSPKGTPQESSTRNRPSRQSRKTTPVPPPDSGGSDSPIAIDYRQIAMFAGGVILLIILVWWAINAFSSPDPIPRGPGSNPFATAEQNQQVTPNENPTGDGAEAASEENDPAQPTVEVAKEEGKASGSEQEKPSNGVWQNKAVRGQEKKYLPEWGAGFPDLTGVKAGKYDPQIPVIKVASGKTDSGVFGDLNEAIEAVTARGAVIRLYGQGPFRLKPHRLKDVSQLIILADSEQAPIVLLESDEQSANQTELDLLSFSSGVLRLQGIHFLCDASQIPGKGVCNVLGIKRSDFTFQDCSFSLTGTGQRTIRFANSTGKPRTTTHRPEGESRILIENSVVTGKQLEAIRIDQLFADVLISNSYISTKGASCLTLESLENSSKSHAILQERKQPRTARIFSSTLLSDRSILELNGPTESKASNKSDQAELAESETEIIVVNSVLIGDPKEKQSAVLSLKGWPQDKLREQSQSRFDDLQLQVESSLFWGWPFYLRSTEPGNSKNVFQIDSHRTWQQSWGKILAADVFNPELPTNLSELQSPAFVKPLLNFSKQKAVHVISEGGVIAGCDPAGLQSLSQGQLKRLKASLSRPQIEKKIQDVFAKAKTVSFDMTKGNLSDFLNSSAVSGPTTVTVRGQGTCYTSPIRLENKQVRLQFPETSGAPLVVELRLVPSAAKTRTREQKAAGISSFITLKNSTLDMIGGNFRISMDRKGVIPKHFLICQDSQVALTQFALRAMLINDKRFQSVVYVEPSVAGKTSRVLMSDTFLSSSGTIVESRTPQLQVDVQNSLLLSQQDIFALNVQASVVPSLQISLSQSTLAPEGTVFALQQSAGTTAAGTSAAQIFADESLFLPAPARSATRSDFSKTASLFSIPRALREKQRVQWWGNSNGYMVERLQMLGGPGVGPSKPVVEFSNEMKRLFGNEADQRELSIRGGIILKEQKLPPLVKIDPVHFQLLPTCKAASWSELKQPLGADLAVLQAVIQGSSQSPGQPRRTKRAF, translated from the coding sequence ATGGCCAAGCAGAAAAAAGATTCTTCTGAGAAGAAAAAACGCCAGTCTGCGCGCGTCCCCAAAATGGAATCTCTAGGCAAGTATCAGATCGAAAAGGAAATTGGCGCAGGAGGAATGGGAGCCGTTTTCCTGGCTCGCGATACTACATTGAATCGACTGGCGGCTTTAAAGATATTGCCCCGCGATAAGGCGGAAAACCCGGTACTCGTCAAACGCTTTAAGGCAGAAGGTCAGGCAGCAGCGCATCTGCGGCATGAAAATATTGTTTCGGTTTATGATGCTGGCGAAGAAGATGGTTATCTTTACATTGCTTTAGAGTATGTCGAAGGAACCGACTTACATAATCTGATTAATAAACGAAACAGGATTCCCGTTCGTCGTTCACTGGAAATCATCACTCAGGTGACAGAGGCATTAGCACATGCCTATCAGCAGGGAATTGTACACAGAGATATTAAGCCCGCGAATATTTTGATTCGACAGGATGGGGTTGTCAAATTGACCGACCTGGGGTTGGCACGTTCAATTGACGATAATACCGAGACGAGCATTACCCGAGCAGGGACAACAGTGGGCACGGTAGATTATATGGCCCCCGAACAGGCGCGCGACAGCAAGGCAGCCGACATTCGGAGCGATATTTATTCGCTGGGGTGCACTTGGTACCACATGCTGACGGGGCGCGCTCCTTTTTCCGAAGGCAGCTTGACGAATAAGCTGGCGGCGCATGCAACCACTCCCCCGCCCGACCCTCGTGAACTGAATGATCGAGTGCCAGAAGGTATCGTGGCGATCATTCAACGCATGATGGCGAAAGCCCAGAGCGCGCGTTATCAAGATCCTGAAGAGTTATTGGAAGACTTGAAAAATTCCAATTTGAAGCGATCCAATGTCGATAATAATGTTCTGGAAGCTTTAGCCAGCGAGTCTGATGGCGAACACGCGGCAATCGAACCTAATACGAATCTGCCGGCGGACAGTAGCGATTTTCAAATCAATCAATTCATTCCAGATTTCAGCAGCCAGACTGAAGATGAGGAAGAGCAGGAGTCCAGCAGCCGTCTCAGCACCAGTTTCGATCTTCAACAACTGGCAGGGGAAGTGGAGATTGAATCAGGGTCGACTGTACCTGGATTAGATCAATCGCCAAAACGTGCTGAAAAGAAGAAGACGCGAGGAACAGAACCTCTCTCGGATAAAGTAAAAAAATCGTCCCGTTCAAGACGCTCTGCTCCAGAACCAGAAGAGGAAGGTTCTGTCATCTCTGACTCAGCCATGAAAACCAGGCAGTCCGCTCGTTCACAAAAACAGGAAACTCCGGTTGAGCAGCGAAAGCGACCTAAGAGAACGGTGTCCAGCCCCAAAGGGACTCCCCAAGAATCATCAACGCGAAATCGCCCCTCTCGCCAGTCGCGTAAAACGACACCGGTGCCACCGCCTGATAGTGGAGGCTCTGATAGTCCGATTGCCATTGATTACCGGCAAATTGCAATGTTCGCTGGTGGTGTGATTTTGTTAATCATATTGGTCTGGTGGGCCATCAATGCTTTCAGTTCTCCAGATCCGATTCCACGAGGGCCGGGAAGTAATCCATTTGCGACGGCCGAGCAGAATCAGCAGGTTACTCCCAATGAGAACCCGACGGGCGATGGTGCTGAAGCCGCGAGTGAGGAGAATGATCCGGCACAACCGACTGTTGAAGTAGCTAAAGAGGAAGGAAAAGCTTCGGGGTCTGAGCAAGAAAAACCATCAAATGGGGTATGGCAAAACAAGGCTGTCCGCGGGCAGGAAAAAAAATATCTCCCTGAGTGGGGGGCTGGTTTCCCCGATTTGACGGGAGTAAAAGCCGGTAAATATGATCCCCAAATACCAGTAATTAAAGTTGCGTCAGGTAAAACAGATTCCGGAGTTTTCGGTGATCTGAACGAAGCGATAGAAGCAGTGACAGCCAGGGGGGCTGTGATCCGTTTATACGGTCAAGGGCCTTTTCGACTCAAACCACACCGGTTAAAGGATGTTTCCCAACTGATTATTCTGGCTGATTCTGAACAGGCGCCTATTGTACTGCTTGAGTCAGATGAACAATCTGCGAATCAAACAGAGTTGGATTTACTTTCTTTTTCATCAGGGGTGCTCCGTCTGCAGGGGATTCATTTTCTGTGCGATGCCTCGCAGATTCCTGGTAAGGGAGTTTGTAATGTTTTGGGTATCAAACGGAGTGATTTTACCTTTCAAGACTGTTCCTTCTCCCTGACGGGAACAGGTCAAAGAACAATTCGCTTCGCCAACTCCACAGGAAAACCGCGCACAACGACACATCGTCCTGAAGGAGAGTCACGGATTTTAATTGAGAATTCGGTGGTGACCGGAAAGCAACTGGAAGCGATTCGCATTGATCAGCTTTTTGCCGATGTCCTGATTTCGAATTCTTATATTTCCACGAAGGGGGCATCGTGCCTGACACTGGAGAGTTTGGAGAACAGTTCAAAATCACATGCAATCTTGCAGGAGCGCAAGCAGCCTCGCACTGCCCGGATATTTTCCAGTACCCTGCTCTCTGATCGATCGATCTTAGAACTGAACGGTCCAACTGAATCAAAGGCATCCAACAAGTCAGATCAGGCTGAACTGGCAGAGAGTGAAACTGAGATTATTGTTGTCAATTCAGTGTTGATTGGTGATCCGAAGGAAAAGCAATCAGCAGTTCTTTCTCTGAAAGGCTGGCCACAAGATAAATTGCGGGAGCAGAGTCAGAGTCGGTTTGACGATTTGCAGCTGCAAGTAGAAAGTTCCCTGTTCTGGGGCTGGCCTTTTTATCTGCGTTCGACAGAGCCTGGAAACTCGAAAAATGTATTTCAAATTGACTCGCATCGTACCTGGCAGCAAAGCTGGGGAAAGATATTAGCGGCCGATGTCTTCAATCCTGAACTACCCACGAATTTAAGCGAACTGCAATCCCCCGCTTTTGTAAAACCACTACTGAATTTTTCAAAACAGAAGGCGGTTCATGTCATTTCAGAGGGAGGCGTGATTGCGGGCTGTGATCCTGCCGGTTTACAGTCTCTGTCTCAGGGGCAGTTAAAACGTCTCAAGGCGAGTTTGAGCAGACCCCAGATTGAGAAAAAAATTCAGGACGTGTTTGCGAAAGCAAAGACGGTTTCATTTGACATGACAAAGGGGAACCTGAGCGATTTTCTCAATAGTTCCGCTGTTTCAGGACCGACAACGGTCACCGTCCGTGGACAGGGAACTTGTTACACTTCGCCTATCAGGCTGGAAAATAAACAGGTTCGGCTACAGTTTCCAGAAACATCGGGGGCGCCTCTGGTAGTGGAACTGCGACTGGTGCCTTCTGCTGCAAAAACACGTACGCGCGAACAAAAGGCGGCGGGAATCTCGTCGTTTATTACGCTGAAGAATTCGACTCTGGACATGATTGGTGGCAACTTCCGGATTTCTATGGATCGAAAGGGAGTCATTCCAAAGCATTTTCTGATTTGCCAGGACAGCCAGGTTGCGTTGACTCAGTTTGCCCTGCGTGCGATGCTGATCAATGACAAACGTTTTCAGTCAGTTGTCTATGTGGAACCATCTGTAGCCGGGAAAACGAGTCGGGTGCTGATGAGTGATACTTTTCTTTCGTCGTCAGGAACAATTGTTGAATCACGCACACCTCAGCTTCAAGTCGATGTTCAGAATAGCCTGCTTCTGAGTCAGCAAGACATATTTGCATTAAACGTGCAAGCGTCTGTTGTTCCTTCTCTCCAGATTTCTCTGAGTCAAAGTACATTGGCGCCCGAAGGGACGGTATTCGCCTTACAGCAATCTGCCGGAACAACTGCTGCGGGGACTTCGGCTGCTCAGATATTTGCGGATGAATCACTGTTTCTACCCGCTCCTGCACGATCAGCAACCCGTTCTGATTTCTCGAAGACAGCTAGCTTGTTTTCGATACCACGCGCACTACGAGAGAAGCAACGCGTTCAATGGTGGGGGAATTCGAACGGTTATATGGTAGAACGTTTGCAGATGCTGGGGGGGCCCGGAGTTGGTCCTTCAAAGCCGGTAGTTGAGTTTTCAAATGAAATGAAACGTCTGTTTGGTAATGAGGCAGATCAGCGTGAATTATCAATACGGGGGGGCATTATTTTGAAAGAGCAGAAACTGCCCCCTCTGGTAAAAATTGATCCGGTACACTTTCAGTTATTACCTACCTGCAAAGCCGCCAGTTGGTCTGAATTGAAGCAGCCACTTGGAGCAGACCTTGCTGTATTGCAGGCGGTCATCCAAGGAAGCAGTCAAAGCCCCGGACAACCGAGACGAACCAAGCGTGCTTTTTAA